In Kaistella faecalis, a genomic segment contains:
- a CDS encoding formimidoylglutamase yields MNIEDIIITPREIKTEKWQLGSIISHDIQENGIVLIFCSDYRGVKNGEAEILDFRKVRNEFYRLSKLDFEVSLCDLGDVISGRTHQDTHYILQELLSMCHYKNAVPVIIGGSNDLAFSLFSALNFHQKNLNYTQISNIISLANEGEEITEKNFLSRILSSKNFTIKNYHHLGYQKHLNETDSVKLMKEVEFDVIRLAEMMNSTEKTEPFFRRADLVTVNCDAVESPGDGFSVNPQVNGLNRREICAYMKEIGLSENLKSVGIFNFNAHSDTFINHQLLAQMIWHLIEGINIQHTHPKDRQYETFWVMIDEEQYAFKRDSFSGLWYFGDEEKPENLIPCSRLEYEDAKRGHLNIRFIKN; encoded by the coding sequence ATGAACATCGAAGATATTATCATTACGCCCCGAGAAATTAAAACTGAAAAATGGCAGCTCGGCAGTATTATATCTCACGATATCCAGGAAAATGGTATTGTACTTATCTTCTGTTCAGACTATCGCGGAGTGAAAAATGGTGAAGCCGAAATTCTCGATTTCAGGAAAGTGAGGAATGAATTTTACAGACTGTCCAAACTCGATTTCGAGGTTTCGTTATGTGATTTAGGCGATGTTATTTCGGGCAGGACGCATCAGGATACGCACTACATCCTTCAGGAACTTCTTTCTATGTGTCATTACAAAAATGCTGTTCCGGTGATTATCGGCGGGAGCAACGATCTCGCATTCTCTCTGTTTTCAGCACTTAATTTTCATCAGAAAAATTTAAATTACACTCAAATTTCAAATATTATTTCCCTCGCTAATGAGGGAGAAGAAATCACTGAAAAGAATTTCCTTTCAAGAATCTTAAGTTCAAAGAACTTCACCATCAAAAATTATCACCACCTGGGCTATCAGAAACATCTTAATGAAACAGACTCGGTAAAATTGATGAAAGAGGTTGAATTTGATGTGATAAGGCTTGCAGAAATGATGAATTCTACGGAAAAAACTGAGCCTTTTTTCCGGCGCGCAGATTTGGTAACAGTAAATTGCGATGCGGTAGAAAGTCCTGGCGACGGATTTTCGGTAAACCCTCAGGTGAACGGATTGAACAGACGCGAGATCTGTGCCTACATGAAAGAAATTGGCCTTAGCGAAAACCTGAAATCAGTCGGAATATTCAACTTTAATGCACATTCAGATACCTTCATCAACCACCAGTTGCTTGCGCAAATGATATGGCATTTGATTGAGGGCATAAATATTCAGCACACGCATCCCAAAGACCGCCAGTACGAAACCTTCTGGGTGATGATTGACGAGGAGCAGTATGCATTTAAACGCGACAGTTTTTCGGGATTGTGGTACTTTGGCGACGAAGAGAAACCGGAAAATCTTATTCCGTGCTCCCGCCTGGAATATGAAGATGCAAAACGCGGTCATTTAAATATCCGTTTTATTAAAAACTGA
- a CDS encoding FkbM family methyltransferase, with protein sequence MTRREHLRRTVKNIKNQFVGEPVHRRHFLAAFYNHYISKNLKLPVFIKFPKAQFKYQNVTLETRPNTIDFWATLESYEPDLTQFLTEFLNGEKGTFIDVGAHIGRFSTLMSKQGWKVISFEPLKTNFRALEHNLKSNGVYENAQIFNAGLGNKTDNETIYFNSLELGEASVSEKNGDSKDEVKILRFDDLYQDFEIENLCIVKVDVEGYEEEVLEGMHEFVSTHKPLFVIELWAEKSPKLVEFLKSQGYKRLHIFWFVEEKHSPYISQMYERYNRYHLNYDYE encoded by the coding sequence ATGACAAGAAGAGAGCACTTAAGAAGAACGGTGAAAAACATCAAGAATCAGTTTGTAGGAGAACCGGTGCATCGCAGGCATTTTCTGGCAGCGTTTTACAACCACTACATTTCTAAAAACCTAAAGCTTCCGGTTTTCATTAAATTTCCTAAGGCACAGTTCAAATACCAGAATGTAACTTTAGAAACACGCCCGAATACGATTGATTTCTGGGCAACACTGGAAAGCTACGAACCGGATCTCACCCAATTTCTAACCGAATTTCTGAATGGTGAAAAAGGTACTTTCATCGATGTGGGTGCGCACATCGGCAGGTTCAGTACGCTAATGTCAAAACAGGGCTGGAAAGTAATCTCCTTTGAACCTTTAAAAACGAATTTCAGGGCACTTGAGCATAATTTGAAGTCAAACGGAGTTTATGAAAATGCGCAGATTTTTAATGCGGGACTTGGCAATAAGACCGACAATGAGACCATTTATTTCAACAGTCTTGAACTGGGTGAAGCGTCTGTAAGCGAAAAAAATGGCGACAGCAAAGATGAGGTGAAGATTCTGCGGTTTGATGATCTTTACCAGGATTTTGAAATTGAGAATTTATGCATCGTGAAAGTTGATGTGGAAGGTTATGAGGAAGAGGTTTTGGAAGGGATGCACGAATTTGTAAGCACACACAAACCGCTTTTTGTCATCGAACTTTGGGCAGAAAAATCACCAAAACTGGTTGAATTTCTGAAGTCGCAGGGTTATAAGCGGTTGCATATTTTCTGGTTTGTAGAAGAAAAACACAGCCCCTACATCAGCCAAATGTACGAGAGATACAACCGCTACCACTTGAATTATGACTATGAGTAA